The following proteins are encoded in a genomic region of Glycine soja cultivar W05 chromosome 17, ASM419377v2, whole genome shotgun sequence:
- the LOC114392051 gene encoding probable galacturonosyltransferase-like 4 has translation MVFRSSTSLIGLLSLLFLLSVSSAIRLGLVRRPSPELPLFREAPAFRNGEDCGSSPSATINVAMTLDTNYLRGTMAAVLSMLQHSTCPENLAFHFLSSHDDPPELFSSILSTFPYLKMKIYPFDSNRVRGKISKSIRQALDQPLNYARIYLADTIPENVKRVIYLDSDLVVVDDIAKLYGVDMKGKVVAAPEYCHANFTLYFTDNFWSDPVLAKTFRGRKPCYFNTGVMVMDVDTWRKERYTEKVEEWMAVQKQQKRIYHLGSLPPFLLVLAGNIKAVDHRWNQHGLGGDNFEGKCRSLHPGPISLLHWSGKGKPWLRLDSRKPCIVDHLWAPYDLYRSSRHFFEE, from the coding sequence ATGGTCTTTCGGAGCTCCACCTCCCTAATTGGCCTCCTGtccctcctcttcctcctctccGTCTCCTCCGCCATTCGCCTCGGCCTTGTCCGCCGTCCTTCCCCGGAGCTCCCTCTCTTCCGGGAGGCCCCTGCCTTCCGCAACGGCGAGGACTGCGGCTCCTCGCCTTCCGCCACCATTAACGTAGCCATGACCCTGGATACTAACTATCTTCGTGGCACCATGGCCGCGGTGCTCTCCATGCTTCAACATTCAACGTGTCCCGAGAACCTGGCCTTCCACTTCCTCTCCTCCCATGACGACCCTCCCGAACTCTTCTCCAGCATTTTGTCTACCTTCCCTTACCTCAAGATGAAGATTTACCCGTTTGACTCCAACAGGGTCCGCGGCAAGATATCCAAGTCCATTCGACAGGCCTTGGACCAGCCCCTGAATTACGCCAGAATATACCTGGCCGATACCATACCAGAAAACGTGAAACGTGTGATATATTTGGACTCTGACCTGGTGGTGGTTGACGACATAGCCAAGCTTTATGGTGTTGATATGAAAGGAAAAGTCGTGGCTGCGCCGGAATATTGTCATGCAAACTTCACGCTGTATTTCACGGATAATTTTTGGTCGGACCCGGTTCTTGCCAAGACGTTCAGGGGAAGGAAGCCGTGCTATTTCAACACGGGGGTGATGGTGATGGACGTGGACACGTGGAGGAAGGAGAGGTACACGGAGAAGGTGGAGGAGTGGATGGCGGTGCAGAAACAGCAGAAGAGGATCTATCATTTGGGGTCTCTTCCGCCGTTTCTGTTGGTTTTGGCGGGGAACATAAAAGCGGTTGATCATAGATGGAACCAGCATGGTTTGGGTGGAGATAACTTCGAAGGAAAATGTAGAAGCCTGCACCCTGGGCCCATTAGTTTGTTGCATTGGAGTGGGAAGGGTAAACCCTGGTTGAGATTAGATTCTAGGAAGCCATGCATAGTGGACCATCTATGGGCTCCTTATGATCTATATCGATCCTCTAGACACTTTTTTGAAGAATAG